Genomic window (Oscillatoria salina IIICB1):
TTAATGATTTTTAGGTGACAACCACAAGGGTTGTGCTTTGGTTTCGATCTATCTAAAGAAGTGGGAGTTGGTGTTATTTGAGAAGAAAGGCTTCGTAATCTAACGTTGATTCAATGAAACAGCGTCCTAAGCTACGTGCTTGTTCGAGTATGATTTGACTGTAAGTTAAACGCCGCTTTTGGGGTGGGTAAAGGACGGTTTGACGTAGTTGTTGTTCGAGTTTGGCGAGGAAGAGTTTTTTGGCGACTAAGCCTAGCCAAATACCTGTGCCGTCGGGTGAGGGTTCAAAATCGAGAGGATCTAAGATATCAGCCTCGATGATGGAGATTACGGCTCGATCGACGATCGCGGGACGAAATTCTTCCATTAAGTCTAATACCAAGTTGGGTCGATAAGGTTCGACGGCGTGGAAAAAGCCTAAATACGGATCGAGTCCGGCTTGGATGCTGGCGGCGAATATTCGTGCGAGTAAAACGCCGTAACCCCAACTGAGTAAGGCGTTGATGGGATCGAGGGGTGGGCGGCGATTGCGTCCGGAAAAGTTCCATTTCGGGGGGAAGTAGTGACGCAAGGCTTGATAGTAGGTGCGGGCGCAAATGCCTTCTATGCCCATCATTTCGGCTCGATTGAGGGGGGTGGAACAATCGTGGAGTCGCAGCATATATGCGCCGATACAGTCGATGGCTTCGCTGAGTTGGGTAATTCTGCCTTGGGTGGCGCGGTTGCGTCGCTGAAGGAGCGATCGCTGATTGCGAATTTTGCCTAAAACTAATTTTTGGGCTAATGCCATGCCGAAGGTGGTGTCGAGAATGCGGTATTGGGCGATGCGAATGGTAGGATTGGTTTGAAAGTTTCCCTGAAGTCGTCCGCGAAAACGACCGTCTTGCCGGAGAAAGATGGTTTCGATGCCGCGATCGAGCAGTTGGGCGATCGCGTTGTCGGTAAGCTGTACTCCGGGAAGCGCTACTACCAGTTCGACTTCTGCAATCCGACAAGTATGAGTAGTTTCTTTTTTGCCAATTAAAAAAGAATGGTTGCGATAACGTACTACGGTTCCTGGTTCGGTTAAGTACAAGGTAGTCACAAGTATGATTTCAAGTTGAATATCTTCTATTTTGCGCGAACAGTAGAAGTTGCCTTTTCTACACGACCTTTAGAATTGAGATATGATTTCTAAGTAGAGTTGAATAATGATGCCACTTTCTGTAGCTAAACAGCTTGTACGCTATCGCAATTTGTTGATTGCTTTGGTGAATGCGGGAATTACTTGGATTCTCTTGATTATCGCTCCTTTGGGATTGTTTACGGTGATTGTTTGCACGGCTGGGGTTTTTCTCAGTAGTCTGGTTTTGGGAACGATCGGCGATTTGGCTGTGTTTTCTTTATTAAAACGTAGTGGTTGGCAAGTTACAGGATCGCGGTGGGATGGAGAATCTGTTGCTGAAGGTTTTGATTCGTTGGTTTCAGAAAGCGAGATCCGCTTTAGTAGTGAAAGACGGCGACAGTTACCGGAAGATTAAAGCCAATTGCCAATCCTAGGGTCCCCAATCCTACTACCAAAATAGTTCGGGAAACCGCACTAAGAAAATAGTTGCAATTTGCACTGGAATTTCGTTACATTAGCACTCGGAAGGCGAGAGTGCTAACTGCTGAAAATTAAGTAAGCGATGTGTAGCGCTCGAAGCAATTCCGAGAATTTTGCCATTTTCAGCTAATGAAGTTAAGCAAACGGAGGATTTTGCATGGCAGCAGTATCATTAAGCGTATCTACAGTAAAACCGTTAGGCGATCGCGTATTCGTTAAAGTTAGCCCTAGCGAGGAAAAGACTTCCGGTGGTATTTTATTACCTGACACCGCGAAAGAAAAGCCCCAAATTGGCGAAGTAGTTTCCGTTGGTTCGGGTAAAATCAGCGAAAAAGGCGATCGCAGCCCGATGGAAGTTAAAGTAGGAGACAAAGTTCTCTACTCGAAATACGCTGGAACTGATATTAAACTCGGCGGCGATGATTATGTATTGTTA
Coding sequences:
- the groES gene encoding co-chaperone GroES — protein: MAAVSLSVSTVKPLGDRVFVKVSPSEEKTSGGILLPDTAKEKPQIGEVVSVGSGKISEKGDRSPMEVKVGDKVLYSKYAGTDIKLGGDDYVLLSEKDILATVS
- the cas1 gene encoding CRISPR-associated endonuclease Cas1, coding for MTTLYLTEPGTVVRYRNHSFLIGKKETTHTCRIAEVELVVALPGVQLTDNAIAQLLDRGIETIFLRQDGRFRGRLQGNFQTNPTIRIAQYRILDTTFGMALAQKLVLGKIRNQRSLLQRRNRATQGRITQLSEAIDCIGAYMLRLHDCSTPLNRAEMMGIEGICARTYYQALRHYFPPKWNFSGRNRRPPLDPINALLSWGYGVLLARIFAASIQAGLDPYLGFFHAVEPYRPNLVLDLMEEFRPAIVDRAVISIIEADILDPLDFEPSPDGTGIWLGLVAKKLFLAKLEQQLRQTVLYPPQKRRLTYSQIILEQARSLGRCFIESTLDYEAFLLK
- the csx18 gene encoding CRISPR-associated protein Csx18 translates to MMPLSVAKQLVRYRNLLIALVNAGITWILLIIAPLGLFTVIVCTAGVFLSSLVLGTIGDLAVFSLLKRSGWQVTGSRWDGESVAEGFDSLVSESEIRFSSERRRQLPED